One window from the genome of Metabacillus flavus encodes:
- a CDS encoding LysE family transporter: MSVVSFLVFAFVTSFTPGPNNIMAMAFANQYGFKRTLKFCLGVGVGCFLILLACSSFNMLLGTYLPKVEFFMTILGASYMLYLAFKILKSKPDGKNDSGDKNISFSAGMMLQFINPKLILYGITAISTFVLPYYSSPSSFFMFSLFLAFLGFAATICWAFFGALFQKVLRQYRTQFNVLMALLLVYSAASILF, from the coding sequence TTGTCAGTGGTTTCTTTTTTGGTTTTTGCGTTTGTTACATCCTTTACCCCGGGTCCGAATAATATTATGGCCATGGCATTCGCCAATCAATATGGATTTAAAAGAACGCTGAAGTTTTGCCTCGGAGTCGGTGTCGGCTGCTTTCTGATTTTACTCGCCTGCAGTTCCTTTAACATGCTGCTCGGTACATATTTGCCAAAAGTAGAATTCTTCATGACAATCCTTGGTGCATCCTACATGCTTTATCTCGCTTTTAAAATCCTGAAAAGCAAACCGGACGGCAAAAATGATTCAGGAGATAAAAACATATCGTTTTCAGCAGGCATGATGCTCCAGTTCATCAACCCGAAGCTGATTCTTTACGGAATAACGGCTATCTCAACTTTCGTGCTTCCGTATTACTCGTCTCCATCAAGCTTCTTCATGTTCTCCCTGTTCCTTGCATTCCTCGGATTTGCAGCCACAATTTGCTGGGCGTTTTTCGGAGCGCTGTTCCAAAAGGTATTGCGTCAATACCGGACACAATTTAATGTACTGATGGCTTTGCTGCTAGTGTATAGTGCGGCGAGCATTTTGTTTTAA
- a CDS encoding DNA-3-methyladenine glycosylase family protein yields the protein MWQEQVQVTPPYDFDRVLERLAIDPLNTLDLDERYVKVPLRLNGFEPHVITVQATGSKKKPAFTVSGKTNAVKSEALKEVRRIFQWDRELSAIGEHFKSSAIAQIFEEHEGTPLVLDFSLYGSLIKCIIHQQLNMAFAMTLTMRFVKTYGEEVDGVWFHPHPEKSAAIPVTELRELQFSGRKAEYITGISAMIASGELDLNKLHDQTDEEIMNELIKIKGIGPWTVQNILLFGLGRPNLFPIADIGIQNALKQHFNLDAKPTKEDMLAYSKEWEPYLSYASLYLWRSIEKRTER from the coding sequence ATGTGGCAGGAACAGGTTCAGGTAACGCCTCCTTATGATTTTGACCGGGTATTGGAAAGACTGGCGATTGATCCGCTGAATACGCTTGATCTGGATGAGCGGTATGTGAAGGTTCCGCTCCGGCTGAACGGATTTGAGCCGCATGTGATCACGGTTCAGGCGACCGGGAGCAAGAAGAAGCCGGCTTTTACGGTGTCGGGTAAAACCAATGCGGTTAAAAGTGAGGCGCTGAAGGAAGTGCGCCGGATTTTTCAGTGGGACCGGGAGCTGTCGGCGATTGGTGAGCATTTCAAGTCATCCGCGATTGCGCAGATTTTCGAGGAGCACGAGGGTACACCGCTTGTCCTGGATTTCAGTCTGTACGGAAGCCTCATTAAATGCATCATCCACCAGCAGCTCAATATGGCGTTCGCGATGACGCTGACGATGCGGTTTGTGAAAACGTATGGGGAAGAGGTGGATGGCGTTTGGTTCCATCCCCATCCTGAGAAATCAGCGGCCATCCCCGTGACAGAACTCCGGGAGCTGCAGTTCAGCGGCCGGAAAGCGGAGTATATTACGGGCATTTCCGCGATGATTGCAAGCGGGGAGCTCGATTTGAACAAGCTTCATGACCAGACGGATGAAGAGATTATGAATGAACTCATTAAAATAAAAGGCATCGGACCGTGGACGGTACAGAATATCCTTCTGTTCGGACTCGGACGGCCGAATTTGTTCCCGATTGCAGACATCGGCATTCAAAATGCCCTGAAGCAGCATTTCAACCTGGACGCAAAGCCGACTAAGGAAGACATGCTGGCCTACAGCAAAGAGTGGGAGCCATACTTGAGCTACGCCTCCCTGTATTTATGGCGGAGCATTGAAAAAAGAACGGAGCGTTAA
- the rlmD gene encoding 23S rRNA (uracil(1939)-C(5))-methyltransferase RlmD — protein sequence MEMGQTFPLTIKRLGINGEGVGYFKKQVVFVAGALPGEEVVARVTKIQPKFAEAEIKKIRKASPHRVKAPCPYFGKCGGCQLQHLDYQQQLKEKRDILIQALERHTKFDVSKLDIRPTIGMDNPWDYRNKSQFQVGQQNGKLVAGLYGLNSHQLVAIDHCMVQTPATDKVTQGVKQILQDFKAEPYDERKRTGVVRNIVTRAGIETGEVQVVLVTEKNNLPRKDLIADEIMKRHPEVKSVVQNVNPGKTSMIFGDKSTKLKGKGTIDETMGGLSFELSPRAFFQLNPEQTKKLYNEVKTAAALTGKEKIADAYCGVGTIGLWLADGAKEIRGMDVIEASIEDANQNAKNHGINATYVTGTAEHWLPKWTKEGWKPDVVVVDPPRTGCDRALLDTIKKVKPKKFIYVSCNPSTLAKDLEYLAKEYKVEYMQPVDMFPQTAHVECVSQIVLREN from the coding sequence ATGGAAATGGGACAGACCTTCCCATTAACGATAAAAAGACTCGGCATCAACGGAGAAGGAGTCGGCTATTTCAAAAAGCAGGTCGTCTTCGTAGCAGGCGCATTGCCGGGGGAAGAAGTCGTGGCAAGAGTTACGAAGATCCAGCCAAAGTTCGCGGAAGCGGAAATCAAAAAGATCCGGAAGGCTTCGCCGCACCGTGTAAAAGCCCCATGCCCGTACTTCGGCAAATGCGGAGGCTGCCAGCTTCAGCATCTTGACTACCAACAGCAGCTTAAGGAAAAGCGCGACATCCTCATTCAGGCCCTGGAGCGCCATACGAAGTTCGATGTATCCAAACTGGACATCCGTCCAACAATCGGCATGGACAACCCATGGGATTACCGGAACAAAAGCCAGTTCCAGGTCGGCCAGCAAAACGGAAAGCTTGTGGCCGGGCTTTACGGCCTGAACTCCCACCAGCTTGTCGCCATCGACCACTGCATGGTTCAGACACCAGCGACCGATAAAGTGACACAAGGCGTGAAACAGATTCTCCAGGATTTCAAGGCCGAGCCATATGACGAACGGAAGCGCACCGGTGTTGTCCGTAACATCGTCACGAGGGCGGGAATTGAAACAGGAGAGGTGCAGGTCGTTTTAGTCACGGAGAAAAACAACCTGCCAAGAAAAGACCTGATCGCCGATGAAATCATGAAGCGCCACCCGGAAGTGAAATCCGTCGTTCAAAACGTCAACCCGGGCAAAACGTCGATGATTTTTGGTGACAAGTCGACAAAGCTGAAAGGAAAAGGAACGATTGACGAGACAATGGGAGGCCTGTCCTTCGAGCTCTCACCAAGAGCCTTCTTCCAGCTCAATCCCGAGCAGACGAAAAAGCTATACAATGAAGTGAAAACAGCAGCCGCCCTGACCGGCAAAGAAAAAATCGCCGACGCCTACTGCGGAGTCGGAACAATCGGCCTATGGCTTGCCGACGGAGCAAAAGAAATCAGAGGCATGGACGTCATCGAAGCTTCCATCGAAGACGCCAACCAAAACGCCAAAAACCACGGCATCAACGCCACCTACGTAACCGGAACCGCCGAACACTGGCTCCCAAAATGGACCAAAGAAGGCTGGAAACCAGACGTCGTCGTCGTCGATCCGCCAAGAACCGGGTGTGACCGGGCATTGTTGGATACGATTAAGAAGGTAAAACCGAAGAAATTCATCTACGTCAGCTGTAATCCATCTACTCTTGCGAAGGATTTGGAGTATTTGGCGAAGGAGTACAAAGTGGAGTATATGCAGCCGGTGGATATGTTTCCGCAGACGGCGCATGTTGAGTGCGTATCGCAGATAGTTTTGAGGGAAAATTAA
- a CDS encoding recombinase family protein: MICAVHIRVSTDKEEEKISLENQQRLFYNIIVEKGWDLFRFYIDVESGTEDKKRETLRKLIEDAKKHKFDVILSRAIATNKEWEAFIRNKGDC, encoded by the coding sequence TTGATATGTGCAGTACACATTCGTGTATCGACTGATAAGGAAGAAGAGAAAATCTCATTGGAAAATCAGCAGCGGTTATTTTACAACATTATCGTGGAGAAAGGATGGGATTTGTTTCGTTTTTATATTGATGTGGAATCAGGAACAGAAGATAAAAAGCGGGAAACCTTGCGGAAATTGATTGAGGACGCAAAGAAGCATAAGTTTGATGTCATCCTTTCGAGAGCTATCGCTACTAACAAGGAATGGGAAGCTTTCATACGAAATAAAGGAGATTGCTGA
- a CDS encoding phospholipase D family protein — MVNYQWKRGNLVEYFERLCKIKSIRIATAYFSEFGLNLLKDIVIKNKLPKSKVVIFLSTEFSNTSPAFLLKELSKTANVFIVDSLQLHAKVYLVEKEDGDLEFIHGSANLTQGGFQRNLEFMSYHAGDKHNLDRILLFFDYCKNNASLVDSTIIDYYNEIDAELLKLNNLQKNIRKKLNQRITNGDLFERDEYDLTKHYFTYEDYESLFHRNAISNNNEIKERRKLIRDKLASIHKLLKKHVNLLDLHEHWKLNNLTSGIEPNHFNHNRVSWIGVRYGKTEQEVKQLNAFLPPSRGSYTSDEYMGFQKHGCIQFCLVGNGFEIVLFHSVANDAVDRGTMHDIINKPDKVKIESIIREVSILKGKGFTWFVTDAKNDKVIASFSFDKKDAKDFINFYKNYDKPGFESYCSYLLLPDSDILKDRITLAKFTLKKIKQLLPLYQLITFRNKVTTKS; from the coding sequence TTGGTTAATTACCAATGGAAACGCGGTAATTTAGTAGAATATTTTGAAAGGCTTTGTAAAATAAAATCAATTCGAATTGCAACAGCTTACTTTTCTGAGTTTGGCTTAAACTTATTAAAAGATATAGTTATTAAAAATAAATTACCTAAATCAAAGGTCGTTATTTTTTTATCAACTGAGTTTAGTAACACTTCCCCTGCCTTTCTGTTGAAAGAATTAAGTAAAACCGCAAATGTCTTTATTGTGGACTCTTTACAATTACATGCCAAGGTTTACCTAGTGGAAAAGGAAGATGGGGATCTCGAATTTATTCACGGTTCTGCTAATTTAACTCAAGGTGGATTTCAAAGAAACTTAGAGTTTATGAGCTATCATGCAGGAGATAAACATAACTTAGATAGAATACTTCTGTTTTTTGATTATTGTAAGAATAATGCTAGTTTAGTAGATAGTACAATTATAGATTATTATAATGAAATTGATGCGGAACTATTAAAATTAAATAACTTACAAAAAAATATTAGGAAAAAGCTAAATCAAAGAATTACAAATGGGGATTTATTTGAGAGGGATGAGTATGATTTAACTAAGCATTATTTTACTTATGAAGATTATGAATCTCTATTCCATAGAAATGCTATTTCAAATAATAACGAAATTAAAGAAAGACGAAAATTAATTCGAGATAAATTGGCAAGCATACACAAGTTATTAAAAAAACATGTAAATTTATTAGATTTGCATGAACATTGGAAATTGAATAATTTAACATCCGGAATTGAACCAAATCATTTTAACCATAATCGAGTTTCTTGGATAGGTGTGCGTTATGGGAAAACAGAGCAGGAAGTAAAGCAGTTAAATGCGTTTTTACCTCCTTCAAGAGGAAGTTATACATCTGATGAATATATGGGATTTCAAAAACACGGTTGTATCCAATTTTGTTTAGTTGGCAATGGTTTTGAAATAGTTCTTTTTCATTCTGTCGCTAATGATGCTGTAGATAGAGGGACTATGCACGATATTATTAATAAACCTGATAAAGTTAAAATTGAGAGTATTATTAGAGAAGTCTCAATTTTAAAAGGAAAAGGATTTACATGGTTTGTAACGGATGCAAAGAATGATAAGGTAATAGCAAGTTTTTCATTTGATAAGAAAGACGCTAAAGATTTTATCAATTTTTATAAGAATTATGATAAGCCAGGGTTTGAATCTTATTGTAGTTATTTGCTATTACCTGATAGTGATATACTAAAAGACAGAATTACCCTTGCAAAGTTTACCCTAAAGAAAATTAAGCAGCTTTTACCACTGTATCAATTAATTACTTTTAGAAATAAAGTTACAACTAAGAGTTGA
- a CDS encoding AraC family transcriptional regulator — translation MTEKQNQMISLFNQIIPKETDITTSVPGLSLFRIDDSFSRTPFSYSSEIIILAQGEKVVYLGDDIYTYDSSHYLVLPVPLPAECEGRTESDKPILGLSIYIDPIEIGEILLAMEDSKKGVKALPKGIYSSPMNDDIYDAAIRLLKAIADPQDTSVLAPMIKREIIYRVLQGENGEILQSLVHRNRRFFQIAKVIQKINESYSDKFDIDKMAEDLEMSNSTFHSSFKAITNSSPLQYIKNVRLHKARTFMIQDGLNANSAAFKVGYESPSQFSREYKRLFGSTPAKDVAFQR, via the coding sequence ATGACTGAGAAACAAAATCAAATGATATCATTGTTTAATCAAATTATTCCAAAGGAAACGGATATAACTACATCTGTACCGGGGCTCTCTTTATTTAGGATCGACGATTCTTTTTCCAGAACCCCATTTTCATATAGTTCCGAAATCATTATTCTTGCACAAGGAGAAAAAGTGGTCTATCTGGGAGATGACATCTATACGTATGATTCTTCACACTACCTGGTTCTACCTGTTCCTCTCCCGGCTGAATGTGAAGGGAGAACAGAGAGTGATAAGCCCATTCTGGGGTTAAGTATTTACATTGATCCAATTGAGATTGGGGAAATCCTGTTGGCAATGGAGGATAGCAAAAAAGGAGTTAAAGCTTTACCGAAGGGCATTTACAGCTCTCCAATGAATGATGATATTTACGATGCAGCCATTAGACTTTTAAAGGCAATTGCTGACCCACAGGATACAAGTGTGCTGGCTCCAATGATTAAAAGAGAAATCATCTACCGTGTGCTACAGGGTGAAAACGGGGAGATCCTTCAGTCACTTGTCCACCGGAACAGACGTTTCTTTCAAATAGCAAAGGTGATTCAGAAAATTAACGAGTCCTACAGTGATAAATTTGACATAGACAAAATGGCTGAGGATTTGGAAATGAGCAACTCCACATTTCACAGCAGCTTCAAGGCAATAACAAATTCATCTCCGCTCCAGTATATTAAAAACGTCCGCCTTCACAAGGCCCGTACATTTATGATTCAGGACGGGTTAAATGCAAATTCAGCCGCTTTCAAAGTCGGATATGAAAGTCCTTCTCAGTTTAGCAGAGAGTACAAACGCTTATTTGGATCAACTCCCGCAAAGGACGTGGCTTTTCAGCGTTGA
- a CDS encoding SDR family oxidoreductase yields MTSIKTQFLNLKSHHLTYSGIDPETTLKGSALGKTIFISGASQGIGQATAIAFAHAGAKAVYIVSRSESELIKTKAKVMEANPETQCSYMVCDVTYPEQVKAAVDDCIAQFGSIDVADANAGYLGKWSKIGESDIDSWWKSWEVNVKGTYHVARYCIPHLIESARKYSAKGGTGGHLILISSVGAQLLTPEASDYQTSKHAINRLCEFINGDHGEDGIKSFAIHPGGVSTDLAKNMPENMHPSLVDKPELAAGFIVWLCSGQADWAAGRYLSSNWDVKELLAMKDEILKDDLLVNRLRTKA; encoded by the coding sequence ATGACATCCATTAAAACACAGTTTCTTAATTTGAAGTCCCATCACTTAACTTATTCCGGCATTGATCCAGAGACTACATTAAAAGGAAGCGCCTTGGGCAAAACGATTTTTATTTCTGGTGCATCACAAGGCATCGGTCAGGCAACAGCTATAGCCTTTGCACATGCAGGCGCAAAAGCAGTTTATATTGTTTCCAGATCGGAAAGTGAGCTTATAAAGACGAAGGCTAAAGTAATGGAAGCAAACCCTGAAACCCAATGTTCTTATATGGTTTGCGATGTAACATACCCAGAACAGGTTAAAGCAGCGGTTGATGATTGTATCGCCCAGTTCGGAAGCATTGATGTCGCAGACGCCAATGCGGGTTACCTTGGCAAATGGAGTAAAATCGGAGAATCAGATATAGATAGTTGGTGGAAGTCGTGGGAAGTCAATGTAAAAGGGACTTATCATGTTGCCCGCTATTGCATCCCGCATCTTATAGAATCCGCCCGCAAATACTCCGCAAAAGGCGGAACTGGAGGACACTTGATCCTTATTTCATCTGTCGGCGCTCAGCTGCTGACTCCGGAAGCATCGGATTATCAGACTTCGAAACATGCAATCAACCGCCTTTGTGAGTTTATAAATGGCGATCATGGCGAAGATGGCATTAAATCATTTGCTATCCATCCAGGTGGTGTATCAACAGACCTTGCAAAAAATATGCCAGAGAATATGCATCCTTCTCTAGTGGACAAACCAGAATTGGCAGCTGGTTTCATCGTTTGGCTTTGTTCCGGGCAAGCTGATTGGGCTGCAGGTCGTTATTTAAGCAGCAACTGGGACGTAAAGGAATTGTTGGCAATGAAAGATGAGATACTCAAAGACGATCTATTGGTGAATCGTCTGAGAACAAAAGCTTAA
- a CDS encoding aldo/keto reductase family protein, with amino-acid sequence MELSNLTRNEIGMPLAGFGTYQLSADQAETSVEEALKKGFRHIDSAEGYNNEEGTGRGIKESGVPRSEIFVTTKLFPGYKSWGAPEKTYEQTIETLKNQLKLLQLDYVDLYLIHAPLAELRLEQWRALMELKKLGLTRHIGVSNYNEEKIKEILNAGLAKPEANQIEFHPMNTQMELTKYMKENSIVPIAYSSLAPLSNWRSVEGQGGEVLADLKKEGQVVIKDIAAKLNVSEAKLLLRWGLQHEYSVLTRSTKAERIKENLNLFDFEIPNSDMELLNKLNKNQPFAWAANGLNPMEAAPLLK; translated from the coding sequence ATGGAATTATCAAATTTGACACGAAACGAAATTGGTATGCCTCTTGCTGGCTTTGGAACTTACCAGTTGTCTGCAGATCAGGCAGAAACAAGTGTAGAAGAGGCTTTAAAAAAAGGTTTCAGACATATTGACTCAGCTGAAGGCTACAATAATGAAGAAGGAACCGGAAGAGGTATTAAAGAATCCGGAGTTCCTAGAAGTGAAATTTTCGTTACTACTAAACTTTTTCCAGGTTACAAGTCATGGGGAGCACCGGAAAAAACGTACGAGCAAACCATTGAGACACTGAAAAATCAGCTTAAATTATTGCAGCTTGACTATGTAGACCTTTACCTTATCCATGCCCCTTTGGCAGAGCTGAGGCTTGAGCAGTGGCGGGCACTGATGGAACTGAAGAAGTTGGGGCTTACAAGACATATTGGAGTATCAAACTATAATGAAGAAAAAATTAAAGAAATATTGAACGCCGGATTAGCAAAACCAGAGGCAAACCAGATTGAGTTTCACCCTATGAATACTCAAATGGAGCTGACCAAGTATATGAAAGAAAATTCAATCGTACCGATTGCGTATAGCTCCCTTGCTCCACTTTCCAACTGGCGATCAGTAGAAGGTCAAGGTGGAGAAGTTCTTGCCGATCTGAAGAAAGAAGGCCAAGTTGTCATCAAAGATATTGCAGCAAAACTAAATGTATCAGAAGCTAAACTGCTGCTGCGCTGGGGATTGCAGCATGAGTATAGTGTGTTGACCAGAAGTACTAAGGCGGAACGTATAAAAGAAAACCTAAACTTGTTTGACTTTGAAATTCCTAATAGCGACATGGAACTCCTAAACAAGCTTAACAAAAACCAACCTTTCGCGTGGGCGGCAAATGGTCTAAATCCTATGGAAGCAGCTCCATTGCTGAAATAA
- the map gene encoding type I methionyl aminopeptidase: MIAKTEEDFNGLKEIGKIVASIRDELVQRTVPGITTKELDDLAGELFEKAGAVSAPKGEYDFPGFTCISVNEEVAHGIPGERVIQEGDLVNIDVSASKNGYFADTGISFVVGKGEEVLSKLCDVAKKAFDAGLEKAKPGSKKSRIGKAVFETARQHGFTVIKNLTGHGIGRTIHEAPDHILNFNDPWDNEILKEGMVIAFEPFISTAEEEVFQMEDDWTFATKKSYVAQLEHTIILTKNGPVIITL; encoded by the coding sequence ATGATTGCGAAAACAGAAGAAGATTTCAACGGTTTGAAGGAAATCGGAAAAATTGTCGCGTCCATTCGGGATGAATTGGTGCAGCGAACGGTTCCCGGCATAACGACCAAGGAACTGGATGATTTGGCCGGGGAGCTTTTTGAAAAAGCAGGGGCCGTTTCAGCACCAAAAGGCGAATATGATTTTCCCGGGTTTACGTGCATTAGCGTGAATGAAGAAGTGGCACATGGGATTCCGGGTGAACGGGTGATCCAGGAAGGGGATCTCGTCAACATCGATGTATCTGCTTCCAAGAACGGTTATTTTGCAGATACAGGAATCTCATTTGTAGTGGGAAAAGGCGAAGAAGTGTTATCGAAATTATGTGACGTAGCGAAAAAGGCATTTGATGCAGGCCTTGAGAAAGCAAAACCTGGTTCCAAAAAAAGCAGAATTGGAAAAGCCGTATTCGAAACAGCTAGACAGCACGGGTTCACCGTTATCAAAAACCTTACAGGACATGGGATTGGACGCACCATCCATGAAGCCCCTGACCATATCTTGAATTTTAATGATCCGTGGGATAATGAGATATTAAAGGAAGGGATGGTCATTGCCTTCGAACCATTTATCTCAACCGCTGAAGAAGAAGTGTTCCAAATGGAAGATGACTGGACCTTTGCTACTAAAAAGAGTTATGTCGCCCAACTGGAACATACGATTATTCTGACGAAAAACGGTCCGGTTATTATAACCCTTTAA